The Pirellulaceae bacterium region TATGCCATCGCACCTCGCCAACAACTGCAGGTCGGCTTCTCCTACTTCTGGTCCGGAGCGTATTACTCGCGAACACCAGGCGTGCCGACCAGTAGCGACGCCAATTTTCTGTATACGCAGTGGTCTATTGCCTACTGAATCAGGTGGGCACCAATGCCATGCTGACGATTCAGAATTTTATTCACCGCGAAGGCGCGAAGTTCGCAAAGGGTGGTTGTTGTCGTGACGGGCTCCGCCATGAGACTCCTTCCAACAGTTTGTTCACCATTGGTTTGATGCCGTCTTTGATCAGGGGCGAGTTCCAGTTGACCAGGAAGCCAAGCCGGCGACCAGAAACCCTCAAATACGTCAGCAACTGGGCCTCATGGATTGGTGCCAGAGACGGCACAGATTTGTTTTCAACAAGGATGCATCCCGCGACCAGCATGCCGCTGCGATTCTCTGTCTCGATGTCCAGGCCCTTGACGATAACCGGCAATTCGACTTTGCATTGAACCTCGATCCTGCGGCTGCGTAGCTCGAAGGCCAGACCTGTCTGATAAGTCGATTCCAATAGTCCCGGGCCCAACGCACGATGCACGGTGAGCGTTGAATCCACAAGCTGTTTGGTAACGGCTTCAATCTCTTCCTTCGTCTTGCCCATATCCGCTCTTCCTCATGGCGCTCCCAACCTCAACTGAAATGCCCATTCGTCAGATTCGCGACCAAATGCCATGTCCGGCCTAACACGAACGGGCGGATGCGATAGAATTTGCGTTTTCTCTTTACGGAAATGTAGATAGCAACGTCTACAAATAAAGTGTATGATCTCTACGACTGCCGAATATGCTCTGCGTACCATCGTATTTTTGGCTGGGTCCCAGGACTCGGTTGTCAGTCGGCAAGAAATTGCCGAGGCGGT contains the following coding sequences:
- a CDS encoding GxxExxY protein, coding for MGKTKEEIEAVTKQLVDSTLTVHRALGPGLLESTYQTGLAFELRSRRIEVQCKVELPVIVKGLDIETENRSGMLVAGCILVENKSVPSLAPIHEAQLLTYLRVSGRRLGFLVNWNSPLIKDGIKPMVNKLLEGVSWRSPSRQQPPFANFAPSR